TAGCGCCGTAACGTGTCACGTGTGCGAGAAACCCTTAACAGCGGACGACACGCGGGTGCGCGATCATTGTCATCTGACCGGGCGTTACCGCGGTgccgcgcactcgtcgtgcAATCTAAATTACATAGACTCCGACGTTATCCcggtgatatttcacaatttatccggttacgacgcgcatttcattattaaagacgTTGCCAATGCTTTCGAAGGCAACGTCGAATTGTTACCGCTGACGAAAGAGCGttacatttcatttacaaaaaatgttaaagataccatggatcaaaaatcaaaattgtgtataaaattacggtttattgattcgtttaaatttctcaGTATGAGTCTCGACAAATTGGCATCTTATTTAACTGtggatgaattaaaaatttcacgatcggaattcaaacatttatccgcggaaaatttcaatctgcttactcggaaaggcgtgtttccctacgagtacgtcgacagcgtcgacaagctccgggacacaagcctgccatcgcgcgaatcgttttacagctcgctcaccggagaaacggtatccgagagcgattacgcgcacgcgacaaacgCCTGGCAAACTTTTTCGATCGAAGATCTAGGCCAATACAgcgatttgtatttgaaaacagacgttcttttgttggcggatattttcgaaaattttcgaaacatgTCTATAAAGAGTTACGGTTTAGATCCCGCTCATTATTACACTCTACCGGGATACACGTGGGACGCTATGTTGAAGTACACGCGTGTAAAATTCGAGTTGCTCACGGACATCGATATGGTACTGTTTGTCGAGCGCGGTATACGCGGTGGTCTCAGCCAATGCTCCAACCGATACGCCGCCGCCAACAACAAATACATGCCATCCTACGACCCATCGGAACCGTCATCGTACCTAATGTACtatgatgtaaataatttgtacGGGTGGGCGATGTGTCAACCGTTGCCCTACGCCAAATTTCGATGGGTCGATGACGTCGCGAGCTTTGACGTAATGTCCGTTGCATCCGATTCGGCTACCGGTTACGTGCTGGAAGTCGATCTCGAGTATCCGGTGAATCTTCACGACGCGCACGCCGACCTGCCGTTCTGCCCGACGTGCGATaagccgcccggcaagcgggagCTCAAGTTACTCGCAACGCTGTACGATAAGCAGCGTTATGTCATCCACTATCGTAATCTGCAACAATGCGTGCGACATGGTCTgcgaattgcaaagattcaccgcgtactgcaattcgcgcaatctccGTGGCTCCGCGGATACATAGAACTGAATACACAGTTTCGGACACGGGcgaaaaatgatttcgaaaaaaatttgtacaaattgatgaacaacgccgttttcggcaaaaccatggagaatgtgcgaaatcaTACGGATGTCCGGCTCGTTACACAGTAGGATGGTCGGTACGGAGCGGAGGCTATGATCGCGAAACCGAATTTCCACAGCCGAAGCATGTTCTCGGAGGATCTGATCGCCGTAGAGTTGCGAaaactcgaagtgaaattcgacaagccgatctacgtgggtatgtgcatcctcgacatatccaagacctgcttgtacgagtttcactacgagtacatggcgcctctctaccgcgacaattgcaaaattatgtacaccGATACCGACAGTCTGATATACTTTCTGCACTGCGAGGACGCGTATCGGGATATGAAACGTGATATATCCAAATTCGACACGAGCGACTACTCCGAGGACAACGCTTACGGTATGCCGCGCGCCAACAAGAAAGTACCCGGTCTGATGAAAGACGAGAATAACGGCGCGATCATGACGGAATTTGTCGGACTGAGAGCGAAGATGTACGCGTTGAGAGTTACCGGCCAAAAAGACACCAAAAAGATTAAAGGTGTAAAAAAGAGTGTAGTCGCTAGAACGATAACGTTCGACGACTACACTCGGTGCCTCAACGTCGAAATCGAGCTGACGCGGCGTCAATCGTGCATCCGCTCAAAGATGCACGAGGTGTACACCGTGTCGGAGTCGAAGCTCGCGCTCAGTCCGTACGACGATAAGCGTCGTATCCGGTTCCACCGACACTCTACCATGGGGACATCGCGagatacatttgtaaataatgcttagtaatatacatagtgtttaatttatatagtttaatattttatgtattattagtttttttttaaatgtatatattgtaacatattgtagtagtaataaagaacaccattgtatatatgtataatagtttattataatacaatgtaaaatatacacagtttattacaatacatcgtctttatttatccaagagttgtgcgaattgtcgaatcccaaccactttacaaacacCTTGTCGTCCTTTCGACGCAACAccttctccacgagataaacgtcgggttgagcggtcttgagcaattcgtgctcgtaaaagcctcccgcgaccggatctccgcgataatctttaatcagatacgTCACAGTTGATGCAATATAAAGCATCTTCGTTTGCAACAGATAAACCTTCCAAGAAACTTATAGGAAGGATGTTTACCGCAACGTTTGCTCCTTAGAGTTAGTCATTAAAAAGACATGGACCGCGGCACACTGGTGATCGCGGTTGACCGCGAATCCGATGTGCGACAAGTTAAACGTTTCCGGTTTTGGGAGGAAAGCATACCGTTCAAAGTGGAGGAATTGACGGAGGCCAATGTAGCCCTATGGCGGGCTAGTGTGGGGAAGATCTCGCGGCAGGAGCGAGTGGAAAAATGGCTCCAACAAGTGTCCAACATTCAACCCGACAGCCCGCTAAGTCCATAGGAGACTCCACCACCGGTaagtattgtttaattttctataaattttaagcgGTGCGCATGCGTTGTCATGCTTTTATCatctataaattttgtgtaacTCCATTCTATTTGTTACAGGAAACGCTGGCTGTCCGCCATCATATATGGactgaaaatgtttttttatttttttactaataatattttatgtaatcaaattttataaatatttaaattatattttttatattatattttaaattatgtttttttattatcccaACTtctcgtatatatatttcctatGCCTCGTTTTATCCACTACAGACCTACTGCGTGACAAAGGCGCGTGTCAAGTTACTGCTTGAGATAGGAGAAGGAAAGAAATAAGTGGACAATAAGAATgagaatattaaaagtttataatattaataataatttattcttctaacaatatatatatatatatatatatatatatatatatatatatatatagtaataagaCATGTCTTCTATATGCTAACATCACacaggaataaaaatatgtaaatttaagcgtaattaatataaaacataaaataataattataatataataattaaagcatCTGCTCAAAGATGCACGAGGTGTACACCGTGTCGGAGTCGAAGCTCGCGCTCAGTCCGTACGACGACAAGCGGCACGTCGTATCCGGTTCCACCGACACTCTACCATGGGGACATCGCGagatacatttgtaaataatgcttagtaatatacatagtgtttaattttcatagtttaatattttatgtattattagtttttttttttttttaatgtatatattgtaacatattgtagtagtaataaagaacaccattgtatatatgtataatagtttattataatacaatgtataatatacacagtttattacaatacatcgtctttatttatccaagagttgtgcgaattgtcgaatcccaaccactttacaaacacCTTGTCGTCCTTTCGACGCAACAccttctccacgagataaacgtcggGTTGAGCGGTCTTGAGCAATTCGTGCTCGTAAAAGCCTCCCGCGACCGGATCTCCGCGgtaatctttaatcagatacgtcacaggattggtacgttgcaccgcagcgatcttaaacacctccgtcgaccaattcggcgtgtatcctttctcgaatatagttttgaatttgctcacgcgcaccggatcacccaccctgaatttcgccggcgcggcaatttttattctactgTACACGGTGCTCAAGAGTTCCTTTGCGATCTCgggagtgacatcgatcggGCGCATACCGATCGTACGATGTTTACGACCGTTGTATTCCGAGACCAATCGCGGTAAATCGTCGATCCACTTGTACGATCCCGCGAGCGTGAAAAACTTCCACATTTCGTTCTTCAACGTGCGATTCAATCGTTCCACCACCGAAGCCTTCATGACCGAGTAtgtcgaataatgattgatgccgtgtttcttgacaagattttggaaatctctgttgtaaaattcttttccacggtcggtctgcaaatttttcggaattctctccctaaatatcgcggaaaatgcttTGGACGTTTCGATTCCACCTTTGGTCTTTAAGGGCACGGCCCACGCGTACTTGCTCAACACATCGATAACGGTTAGAATATAGTTGTAACCGCCGTTGGATCGCAAGTACGGTCTCATCTCGACAATGTCAGCCTGCCACAAATCATCGTATCCTTTCACGACGACTGGCCGacgcgtaaagtttcttctcgccggtgCGTGGAGCTCGTCCACGAGCGATCTCCTCTCCAGGCTCATTGCGATtcgttttgcttcttcttcaTCGCCTCATCGTagtatttgatgaaattttttctcacagtTCTACGAAGATTGTGAATCTCTCGCTCGACAAGACTCTTCGTCTCTCGCTCGCGATCGACGAGTTTTCCATCGAGTAGCGCCACACTCTCGTCGAGGAGACCTCTCAGATCGTGAATCTGGCGTTCCAACGTCACGTATCTGGTCTCGATGTAATTGTCGTGGTCTCTCTTCCAGGTCCGCTCGGTATTCTCCGAATCTTCGAGTCGTGAAAGTActtctcgcttaaaattttcatagagCATACAATCTCGATTCGCACGATCGCTCATAAGCTGGAAGTGATGATCCAGATGCAGCTTGTTGACGGCGTCGGTGTCCGCTTCAGGATCGGCGAGATGTCTGATTACGCGtgacttggcgttgaaaacTCCACCATCCTTGCAGAGACAATTCTCGCGCACGTAATTTTTCGAGACTCCACCGCTCTGTCTCGTCACCTTGGCGCTTCCTCCTCCTAGCTgtagtccgaatttgttgatagacatTCCCGTAGCATCGCACGAGCAATACTGGCTACAGCGATGACAACGacgatcaatttataatcagaccggcttcgcgcagttcctcgataatcgagagaaactcgtTGTCGTGCGCGTTGTTTCCCGCCTGACGGGAGGCGTCCAGCAATCGAAGGCGATCCACCAATTCGTTCGGATCATCCCAGTGCACGTAATCGACCGCGTTGTCGGTCACAGTCATGGTCTGTGGTACGTTACACTTGGGTAACGTGCGACCCGCACCTCTCTTGTCGAGATGTGCGACACCTCCACCTTTCTTAGATATCAGAGGTGTgatgatatgtttgtatttgtattctttgtttcccaaaacaggtaaatgcgcgttatgaccgcgtctgtgagcgttagtagctagtagtatgctcttgtacttttgtttgtcagtctccgtacacagcgtatcgtcgggaagtcttttgaatattaattcaaacatgCCGGGCGTGCCAGCGTATTTCACACCGTCCACGATCACATTGTCGTCTCTATCAATGTCGAAGACCTTGTCTCCGAGAAACGTTCCCGCATCGTTGAAGTATACGCCGTACACGTTGTCGATCCCTCTCTTCTTGTCACCGCTCAAGAGCTCCCCGATGTACTCTTGGCCCAGCGGGCCCATTTGACCGTACAGCGCTTCCCGACCATCGgacgtttgcatcgtctgtCTCACGGATGTCGCGAAAGACGAGTCCGTAGTTTCGAACACGTTTTCGATCGGTAAATTTATCGGCGATTCAAACGCCAATTTTTGCGGCTGGAACGGCGTCGAAGCTTGTATCGGTATCGTCAACGGGGTacgcttgattttcttcttcctcttctcgaAGCTCGACCGCTTTCGTTTGATATCCGGCTCGTTTGTAATCTCGAGATCGTCAACCGAATCATCGTCACTCTTGATGTTCTCGACGATTCGTTTCAACGGCTCTACGATCGGTTTCAACCGTTTCTCCTTTTGCGCCTTTTGCTCCACTCTACCCGTCTTCAACGTCCGGTGCTTTTTGCGAATcgactcgctcgtacgagcgatttccttcgcgatcttctccctctcgtcgatatctttcgtgtcgAGCGTCATCGTCAACGTCTCGAGAACGATTAACCATTCCGCGgtaccgcaaactcgttaaaaccacgtctgtAACGTCCATCGTTAATCGCACTATCCTTATCTATCACTAAAAAACCGTACTTGTGTCGCCAACATGCGTGACACAATGTACCGAAATCTTCGTACGTCATGTCCGTATTCACATGATCGTTGTAGACGTGCTTAAGGTTTGTTCCatcctgcttgaatattacgagtaaattcgcgttgtcgcgcacgagatgtttAGGTATTTTCGCGTACGTTTGGCACAGATAGAAACAATCGACCTTCAAATGTCGACCCATAGCAAAGTACTCGCGTATCGCATTCTGCTTGTCGCACGCTATATCGTCGAAGACGAATACGGAATTTGGTAACGCCTCGCTGTGCGGTACAATTGTATCGTTGTCCGAGAACGTAAAGtagccgatttcatcgatcgatccgagcaatctttcgagataccgatactttggttgattcaacgatttcgagtacacgtacacgttttcgaaacgtacacCGTTCGGACTTTCCAGCAGACTGATCATcacattggttttaccgcaattcgagagaccgcaaatgataccgcgtatcgtgtttggcagcattttaccgtgtctgcacgccttttcacaaaccccttgcgtcttatcatccatgtttttcacacggatcgtgtacggttgttgtacaaatttcattttttaccagactctttctcatccttgttattacgcgacgagtgcgcggTATCGGATGTCGGAAAGAGCGGTGCTCGGATATTCGTCgctagatctaaaatatctctatttccatacatgattcggacattatcctgaaaaaaaaaatattgtttcaaacacacGATTAGCGATGCACGTTTGCGATATTCACCTCCTTCCGTTCCTTCTTATTATCCCGGTTATTCATTGTACTTTGTCGTCcgacaaactttgatattccACTAGTTAGCGATCGATACGCGCCTCCTATTTATAGGTGATCGCTGTCGAAACACACCTCAGTTGGAAATGTGATTTACACGCGAAGTGTTAGAATTCGCGTTCTATGAAACGATACAAGGGTGCCGGTTTACTGaacagtgtgataaatcgactaccgttggagctgcatatacccggctaccaattttgcgggccggggactcgtctgcggaaacgactcgcgcgaggggatcgaggtatcaatccgttggacgcggcgtgtcgcgatcacgacgtcgcgtactcgcaaaaccgcgaatcagcggaccgccacgcggccgatcgcgttctcgccgataaagcgcggGAGCGGATCACCGCTGCGGACGCGACTCTCGGTGAGAGGGCCGCCGCTACCGCCGTATGGGCtgctatgaaagcaaagacgaaattggggatgggtatgacaaagggaaagaagaagaagaagatcaAGAAAAGGAGAACGCTTCCGACGGCGAAACGCggtggtatgttaccgttgttaccgctcttgggagtcatcggttcgcttgccggtggagcagcgggtgttgcaaaggcggtgaacgactccaaggccgcgcgacgacaactcgaagagatgaaacgtcacaataaagctatggaaggacgggggatttatctcgctccgtacaagcggggcaaaggattgaagaagaagaagaaggaaaaaaaaaaacgtcgaaaaaacgatagagatgccCGCGGGTGCCACCACCAATCTACAGTTGTCACGAATAGCGAAGCGTATGCGAATACCGTATTTCCGAGGTGTCtacatgcgtaacgctttACCCGACGAGATACACCGAAACGAGAgcggtatcgtgaatttggacgatgtcgacgggccgggcacgcattgggtggcgtacgccaagagaggcgatcgcgccgtatactttgacagctttggcaatttgcaaccgccgaaggagcttacacgctacctcggagacaccgatacaacgataacgtacaatcgcacggtctaccagacgtacgatcaaacgatctgcggacaattgtgtctcctgttcctccagaaaatagatataaaaatcgatccaccatcgatcgacatcagtcgtcgatggaatctcggcaatgtcgctgacgctcactctaagcggtaaaagcagcgttctcacggtggattattttccaccgatagacttaagcgatggggactacgagctcggcctaaccacgatggagacctacaacacgattccgaacgtgacggtagcgaacgataaattttattttgacgacaatgacgaagaaattacaattcccgaaggatcgtacgaattggacgccattgcttcttatctgaaacgcgcgatactgcaaaaacgaggaaaaggCGAAGAGCAGgattatccattgtcacttcgtcccaacgttaataccatgaggagtgaaatcatgtgcgcttttcggataaatttcgccaaaccGAATACCATCGGACCATTGTTGGGATTTTCGATGGgtcgtatactggaaccgagAAAGTGGTACGAATCAGACTCCTCGGTAAACATCatcaacgtaaacattattcgagtggaaTGCAGCATTACCGCgggtgcgtacgccaacgacaagtcggtgcacacgatacacgaattttcaccgaacgtgcctccgggatataaagtctcggaaacaccggcgcaaatcatttaccttccggtcatcgcgaggagtgttaccgatatcaccttgcgtgtggtggatcaagacggacgattgatcgactttcgcggagaggagattaccatcagactgcacttgcggcgacgcggtgcgaggaaatgctcgtgttgaacgAACAGCGAGTGATTGAGAGAGCAacgaaaattgtgaaaaaatcgccattcaagaggctcagtacgacgaacgtaaactttttacaatCGTTGGGATTCGTTGTGAGAAACGCTTAAGgagatggatatactcgaCATCGTTGACAAGCCCGTCTTCGACgagcgtatcgtgaaatatgagatgcacacgtacaatccgtacACTAACACGACGTTGGGACACAGCGACGAGATACGAATACCTATACAACAACAGGATTTGTACACGTTGccgtgtgagagttttctctacgttgaaggaaaactcgttaTGAATCCTACCGGTGAGAATAGAGATGTCGTGTGTattatgggaaataattgtgtcgcgttcatgtttgaagaaatgcgatacgagctcgacggagttgaaatcgatcgtaacagTAACGCTGGAATAACAACGacgatcaaaaattatatatcgctgacgacggagaagagcaagatgctgaaatacgcatcgtggaatccgAATGGATATTCGTTGAtcgatggaaactttaatttttgcgttccgctCAATGCTCTGTTTGGATTCTGCGAGGACTACAAGCGCATCGTGATCAACGCTcgtcacgaacttgtattgatacaatcgcgcaacgataacaATTGTCTCGTAGGACGAGTCGGTGCGAATCCGACGATCGAGctactcaagatacagtggcAAATGCCTCACGTATCTCTGAGCgaagtcaacaagctgtctcttcttcgaactttgAAAAGCGGACGATATCTGAGCGTGTGCTTCCGTTCGTGGGATCTGTACGAGTTTCCTCTGCTGCAAAACACGACCAAGCATTCCTGGGCGATCAAAGCTGCAacgcaattggaaaaaccgcgatacgtaatcttcgctctccaaaccggtcgaaaaaacgtactgtctgAAAACGCTGCGCAATTTGACGAttgtaaactcaccaatgtgagactgcatctgaattcagatttttatccgtacgacgaCATGAACTTGGATTTCGACAGAAAtcgatacgctatactgtacaacatgtatgcgcgtttccgcaaagcCTATTACGGACAGGACGATACGTATTTGGATATCGATGATTTCTTGATAACCGGTCCGttcgtagtcatagattgttcgcgacaaaacgactctgTCAAGAACGCCACCGTCgacgtgcgaatagaatttgattgtaaggaaaatataccggccaacaccaccgcctattgtctcgttatacacgatcgaatggtcgaatataatccactgaacaacattgtgcgcagactcgtgtgaaaagttataaattagacgTGTGCGTACGCGGACATGTCAGTTTTCCGACGATCGACGACGATGTCGAacgtaccaattttcgtcATAGAACTTATAGTAAATGGAAGAGGAATAGCGTATCTAAACAATGGGTGGAAAGTGTGAGCAACATCTAAGAGACAGAAGATGTATTTCTGTCCTGCTCAGTGACTTTTCTTCTCTCTGCGCATGTGCCAAGCGAGACGCGGTATTTTAATTGTCGAGTTCTCTGTAACCTctgctttaaaaaatatgaaataattgcaaactatcatattaaaaaggaaaaaccatttaataagatataagaacaaaaatagataacgacacaaagaatacataaaaataaatacaatatgaGATATAAtgttgaaagaaatatatgatatatgtatatatataatggaattatcaagaaacttataaaaaagtacttataatagataatttattgatgataaaaatgtattattttcgaaTACTTGTGGCGtatgtattgttttttttcagcatcacttgaaaattttgcttCGTGATATAGAcgtattttaacatatatttcaatgataCATTTTATCAACTGTATCTTatgattatcaaaaatatcttgatttcTTATATGTTCAAACATAGCATCGTGCGTAAAACTATAATCAATCACAGCATTAAAGACTTTTAACgctaaaaaatctttaatattttttttaataaaaataatatggttATTctgtcttataattttttcgcacgcgcttgtaatttttattacatcttcCGAGGGAATTGTCAATTTTcctctatttttaaatgtaattaaatttgaggTATTATTCGTAGATGTTAAAAAAGAGGCACATGtctcacatatttttttatcacgggtcattttttttactacgAATCCactgatatattttacaacatctTCTACGTACGAACTAAGAGACCATAACAAAGCTAAATAATCATGGTCAAACATGTCGATAGCAAAAATTGTTTCAGAATCATATGATTCGGTGTATATTGGTTCAGACTCTGAACTTCAGagtatttttttgttgttgaaGGTGCGTACAATATATGAATATCGTTAATTAGGCAATTTCCTTTTTCCGACGCACTAATTTCATGCCTGACCATCAACCTTTTGTATGCTGCTTCAAACTGTTGAGCGTTAGGATTGTTATTGAACCCTCCCCGACTTCTCAGAGcgctaaaaaatgtttccaaatGATCTTGATTAagtttaaatgttaataaataatttaattttaattgttttaaaacattccacaattgaaatatattttttaaacagataaTAAATCCTAGAAAGCCAGTTTTTCTACTACTTCTTAGAATAGAttgattttgtacattttttaaatcgcttatatattctataattttatcaacatgAGCTTTTAACTCGTCATAGTTTTTATTCGTTAAAGGTACTTTATAACTCGTTCCTCTTGAAAACTGACTACGCACGTTCAAGATATCAAAAGCGTTATTAAACACCGAGCAAAATTCAGCCGTTTTTTCTGGAGAATGGAATTGCTTATAATTACTTGTGTGCACATATTTGAGGGCAAAACAAACACTTTCACTCAGTGTTTGAGCAGCTAGCTTAACATTCATTCTATTGTTTTGAtagaaaatgtgtttttttgttaattttgtacCAGCACGCAACCCTTCTTCTTCCTCCAGCTTTTGCAGGAGCACAATATCCTGCCAATGGATATCtgcatttttacttttcataattttttgatcaCCCAAAGTATTTCGaactaattttaacatatgacATGgatcaaaaaaacaaaagatttttttttcgttacagGATTGATAAAATATGGCTTAAAAGCAGTTCctaattcaaaatttgcacctaaatatttgcacatatTTATGTTAACGCTAGCTCCATCAAAAGTTACGAAATGCACTTCTACTCCTGTCATTTCTATCAACTCCAggcatttttctaataaactgGCTCTCTCAGCTCCATTTAACGAGTTCAGTAAGAAATATCCTACAGGAATTTTCCAGTGGCCGTTGATCGCGACAAGCATGAAAACTAGGGCGTTTGTTGCTTTAAGTGAATGATCTACATGAAAAGCGTCATTATGATCAACTCCGAAATCAATAAGTCCATAGTATCTTTGTCCGTCATAAGTTACTTGTTGTCGAATCGCTATTTCGTCTATTacgatattacaaataatcgGATTATCACTTTTTTCAACTTGACACTTTAGAGCTTCAAATGCTTCTGCAGTAAATCCAGGGCGTCCATTCAATACTGAATACCATTTTCGAATTGTAGAGGGTTCAGGTAAAAGATTACAGAAACTCTTTCGTACGTAATTGTAAGCttttgaagaataaaagtttaacgtAAGAGTAAATGCTCTTAATtcaggtaaatatttttttttcttagtttgCTTGCGTTTAAAGATTTCTCGCATTGGGTCAGGTAATTGTGtctgaaaaaaatcaacgTGTATACgtgattacattattttattacgcttGTGCActgaaaattaatcttattactatatacaattttttcaaaggtTGTATTCATAgtccatttttattcttagatTATCTTAAATACTGTCTTAAGATACTAATATGACTTTTTAATCGATTCATAGCATTTTAAGatcatatttaaaacaatcttaaatataagaacggattATGAATACTGTCCAAAATGTACCA
Above is a genomic segment from Linepithema humile isolate Giens D197 chromosome 6, Lhum_UNIL_v1.0, whole genome shotgun sequence containing:
- the LOC137000891 gene encoding uncharacterized protein, producing the protein MIAKPNFHSRSMFSEDLIAVELRKLEVKFDKPIYVGMCILDISKTCLYEFHYEYMAPLYRDNCKIMYTDTDSLIYFLHCEDAYRDMKRDISKFDTSDYSEDNAYGMPRANKKVPGLMKDENNGAIMTEFVGLRAKMYALRVTGQKDTKKIKGVKKSVVARTITFDDYTRCLNVEIELTRRQSCIRSKMHEVYTVSESKLALSPYDDKRHVVSGSTDTLPWGHREIHL
- the LOC105671347 gene encoding uncharacterized protein; the protein is MVIERIQGVMVEHNSVKINTAFNGEFVAGDKTAVKTIATKNCELFPTSDLNEWYTRHVEDDILAALKEFQERDSGWALSRILNLTVNVNKFNPLHAGCHIELSRKIMLKRAVVNVQSTDNACFAWAVVAALYPAEKHPERTIEYPHYSTVLNLCDIEFPVTLSQISKFEKLNAISVNVFTTQDSKIVPLRLADDKKEKHVNLLYVRKNNDAHFACIKNLPRLVSSQLSMHKCKKYICDRCLHYFYTREKLSVHSVDCGKMNDCAVVLPSEDDKWLTFRNYNRKERVPFVVYADLECTLEKKEDQDGTTYAYQHHRAFSVGYYVSCAYDNSLSSYKSYRGEDCTAWFVNELHDLTHRVKAIRTTVVPMADLTREESDEFRSAVTCHVCEKPLTADDTRVRDHCHLTGRYRGAAHSSCNLNYIDSDVIPVIFHNLSGYDAHFIIKDVANAFEGNVELLPLTKERYISFTKNVKDTMDQKSKLCIKLRFIDSFKFLSMSLDKLASYLTVDELKISRSEFKHLSAENFNLLTRKGVFPYEYVDSVDKLRDTSLPSRESFYSSLTGETVSESDYAHATNAWQTFSIEDLGQYSDLYLKTDVLLLADIFENFRNMSIKSYGLDPAHYYTLPGYTWDAMLKYTRVKFELLTDIDMVLFVERGIRGGLSQCSNRYAAANNKYMPSYDPSEPSSYLMYYDVNNLYGWAMCQPLPYAKFRWVDDVASFDVMSVASDSATGYVLEVDLEYPVNLHDAHADLPFCPTCDKPPGKRELKLLATLYDKQRYVIHYRNLQQCVRHGLRIAKIHRVLQFAQSPWLRGYIELNTQFRTRAKNDFEKNLYKLMNNAVFGKTMENVRNHTDVRLVTQ
- the LOC137000755 gene encoding uncharacterized protein, which gives rise to MDILDIVDKPVFDERIVKYEMHTYNPYTNTTLGHSDEIRIPIQQQDLYTLPCESFLYVEGKLVMNPTGENRDVVCIMGNNCVAFMFEEMRYELDGVEIDRNSNAGITTTIKNYISLTTEKSKMLKYASWNPNGYSLIDGNFNFCVPLNALFGFCEDYKRIVINARHELVLIQSRNDNNCLVGRVGANPTIELLKIQWQMPHVSLSEVNKLSLLRTLKSGRYLSVCFRSWDLYEFPLLQNTTKHSWAIKAATQLEKPRYVIFALQTGRKNVLSENAAQFDDCKLTNVRLHLNSDFYPYDDMNLDFDRNRYAILYNMYARFRKAYYGQDDTYLDIDDFLITGPFVVIDCSRQNDSVKNATVDVRIEFDCKENIPANTTAYCLVIHDRMVEYNPLNNIVRRLV